In the Pygocentrus nattereri isolate fPygNat1 chromosome 19, fPygNat1.pri, whole genome shotgun sequence genome, one interval contains:
- the LOC119261632 gene encoding putative proline-rich protein 21, with translation MAPRSLLPTLYTLLPAPCYSLLPAPYSLLSAPYSLLSTPYSLLSTPYFLLPVPCYSLLPAPYSLLTTVCSLLHTLYTLLPALYTLLPAPCSLLPTPYCLLPTLYTLFPALYTLLPAHYSLFPTLHSLLPASYSLLSAPYSLLSTPYSLLSTPYSQLSTPFFLLPVTYSLLPTPYSLLSAPYSLHPTPYSLHPTPCSLHPTPCSPLPAHYSLLPALYSMLPAPYSLLPTHYCLLPTPYFLHPTPCSLLPISCSLIPALYSLLSTPYSSLLPTPCSLHPTPCSLLPIPYSLHPTPCSPLPAHYSLLPALYSMLPAPYSLLPTHYCLLPTPYFLHPTPCSLLPISCSLIPALYSLLSTPYSSLLPTPCSLLPTPCSLLPIPCSLLPTLYTLLPAPYSLLST, from the coding sequence ATGGCTCCCcgctccctactccctactcTCTACACCCTACTCCCTGCTCCCTGCTACTCCctactccctgctccctactcACTACTGTctgctccctactccctacttTCTACACCCTACTCCCTACTCTCTACACCCTACTTCCTGCTCCCTGTTCCCTGCTACTCTCTACTCCCTGCTCCGTACTCCCTACTCACTACTGTCTGCTCCCTGCTCCATACACTCTACACCCTACTCCCAGCTCTCTACACCCTACTTCCTGCTCCCTGTTCCCTACTCCCTACTCCCTACTGTCTGCTGCCTACTCTCTACACCCTATTCCCTGCTCTCTACACCCTACTCCCTGCTCACTACTCCCTATTCCCTACTCTCCACTCCCTACTCCCTGCTTCCTACTCCCTACTGTctgctccctactccctacttTCTACACCCTACTCCCTACTCTCTACACCCTACTCCCAGCTCTCTACACCCTTCTTCTTGCTCCCTGTTACCTACTCTctgctccctactccctactcACTACTGTCTGCTCCCTACTCTCTACACCCTACTCCCTACTCTCTACACCCTACTCCCTGCTCTCTACACCCTACTCCCTGTTCTCCACTCCCTGCTCACTATTCCCTACTCCCTGCTCTCTACTCCATGCTCCCCGCTCCCTACTCTCTACTCCCTACTCACTACTGTctgctccctactccctacttTCTACACCCTACTCCCTGTTCTCTACTCCCTATTTCCTGCTCGCTAATCCCTGCTCTCTACTCCCTACTCTCTACACCCTACTcctccctgctccctactcCCTGCTCTCTACACCCTACTCCCTGCTCACTACTCCCTATTCCCTACTCTCTACACCCTACTCCCTGTTCTCCACTCCCTGCTCACTATTCCCTACTCCCTGCTCTCTACTCCATGCTCCCCGCTCCCTACTCTCTACTCCCTACTCACTACTGTctgctccctactccctacttTCTACACCCTACTCCCTGTTCTCTACTCCCTATTTCCTGCTCGCTAATCCCTGCTCTCTACTCCCTACTCTCTACACCCTACTcctccctgctccctactcCCTGCTCACTACTCCCTACTCCCTGCTCACTACTCCCTATTCCctgctccctactccctactcTCTACACCctactccctgctccctactccctactcTCTACATAG